From Staphylococcus delphini, one genomic window encodes:
- a CDS encoding Trp-rich small protein: MSWTEFWMLLINGGILIIFRCWVESKWRRRDREKQQKDDSTHS; the protein is encoded by the coding sequence ATGTCGTGGACAGAATTTTGGATGTTATTAATTAATGGTGGCATTCTCATTATTTTTAGGTGTTGGGTCGAATCGAAGTGGAGAAGACGAGATCGGGAAAAACAGCAAAAAGATGATTCAACACATTCATGA
- a CDS encoding lactonase family protein has product MVKGYIGSYTKKDGKGIYRFELDEQAGRIETVETGYELNASTYLVQHEDTLIGITKNDKNAGLATFKINQDGSLEKTGESLASFKGSGCYVSVSPDGKYVFEAVYGDGVARIYELDAANNRITRLIEEVFHEYPHGPNVDRQEQSHVHYLDVTPEHKYVVAVDLGADLLVTYHYGDQGLEVAHRTALEPGDGPRHIAYHKTGRYAYVVNELSNTVVVMAYEDGRFTELERHLTIPEDFLLPTKLAAVRLSHDQRFLYVSNRGHDSIAIFKLLEDGAKLGFVDIVSSGGAFPRDFNITEDDAYLVAAHQEENSEVVVFKRDLDTGRLTKTDDQQTAPEGVCVKFLDETQL; this is encoded by the coding sequence ATGGTAAAAGGTTATATTGGTTCTTATACGAAAAAGGACGGTAAAGGAATTTATCGCTTTGAATTAGATGAACAAGCAGGACGTATTGAAACGGTTGAAACAGGATACGAGTTGAATGCGTCAACATATCTTGTTCAACATGAAGATACATTAATCGGAATTACGAAAAATGATAAAAATGCTGGTTTAGCCACATTTAAAATAAATCAAGATGGCAGCCTTGAAAAAACAGGGGAATCATTGGCGTCATTTAAAGGTTCGGGTTGTTATGTCTCAGTATCACCAGATGGAAAGTATGTATTTGAAGCGGTTTATGGTGATGGGGTGGCCCGCATTTATGAACTTGATGCTGCAAACAACCGTATTACACGTTTAATTGAAGAAGTGTTTCACGAATACCCACATGGTCCTAACGTAGACCGACAAGAGCAGTCACATGTCCATTATTTAGATGTCACACCTGAGCACAAATACGTTGTGGCTGTTGATTTAGGTGCTGACTTACTCGTGACATATCATTATGGCGACCAAGGCTTAGAGGTAGCACACAGAACAGCATTGGAACCAGGTGACGGCCCTAGACATATTGCTTATCATAAAACTGGACGTTATGCTTACGTCGTTAATGAGTTGTCAAATACGGTTGTTGTGATGGCATATGAAGATGGTCGTTTTACAGAATTAGAGCGTCACTTAACGATTCCAGAAGATTTTCTGTTACCTACAAAGTTAGCTGCGGTCCGTTTATCACATGATCAACGTTTCTTATATGTGAGCAACCGTGGACACGACAGTATTGCGATCTTTAAATTATTAGAAGACGGTGCCAAACTTGGATTCGTCGATATTGTTTCAAGTGGTGGCGCATTCCCAAGAGATTTTAATATTACAGAAGATGATGCTTACCTTGTAGCGGCGCATCAAGAAGAAAATTCAGAAGTGGTCGTATTTAAACGTGATCTTGATACAGGTCGATTAACCAAAACAGACGATCAACAAACAGCTCCAGAAGGCGTTTGTGTGAAGTTTTTGGACGAAACACAGTTATAA
- a CDS encoding HAAS signaling domain-containing protein translates to MDKITFLNELEYQLHRLPNHIVDEVMNEYENHFYREGLDGKSDEAIVNALDTPKQIAKQRYAKYAVKNAEKKPDVTHLVRAVFATIGMSMITLFFIVIPLFFVGLLLLIGTFLALGMLLSPLLLLITDIWSGMFSFSLSNYLYSFAYLGLGMMFIVIIVKLIAAIRKLLIKYLKWNVNFIKKGTSQS, encoded by the coding sequence GTGGATAAAATTACGTTTTTGAATGAATTAGAATATCAATTACATCGATTGCCGAATCATATCGTTGACGAAGTGATGAATGAGTATGAAAACCATTTTTATCGTGAAGGTTTAGATGGCAAATCAGATGAAGCCATCGTTAATGCTCTCGATACACCGAAACAAATCGCGAAGCAACGTTATGCGAAATATGCAGTCAAAAATGCTGAAAAGAAACCGGATGTGACGCATTTAGTCCGTGCGGTATTTGCAACGATTGGCATGAGCATGATTACATTGTTTTTTATTGTGATTCCGCTCTTTTTTGTAGGCTTACTTCTACTCATAGGGACATTTCTCGCTTTAGGCATGTTGTTATCGCCATTGTTACTGTTGATTACAGATATTTGGTCAGGGATGTTTTCTTTTTCCCTCAGCAATTACTTGTATAGTTTTGCTTATTTAGGACTTGGCATGATGTTTATCGTCATCATTGTTAAACTGATTGCTGCTATTAGAAAATTACTGATTAAATATTTAAAATGGAATGTCAATTTTATTAAAAAAGGAACATCACAGTCATGA
- a CDS encoding GntR family transcriptional regulator has product MEIPKQWLTYLSKGEAIAAALRLSIISGERTTQKLLTENQVANEFQVSRSPVRDAFKILAQERLIRLERMGAEIIPFTDKQRQELTDIRLMIESFAFTKVIQRSDWMEIVQSMQQALAMMQVNIQYKDAASFAENDLKFHELMVLACDHHYLTHLWQQIMPTMLCLNYMSMKKRMDENFDDFERVIQNHELFVTAIAQKDRKMMYEAFEANFNDLNNDIGAFWAQ; this is encoded by the coding sequence ATGGAAATTCCTAAACAATGGTTGACGTATTTATCAAAAGGGGAGGCCATAGCTGCTGCTTTACGTTTAAGTATCATAAGTGGGGAACGCACAACGCAAAAATTACTGACTGAAAACCAAGTGGCAAATGAGTTTCAAGTGAGTCGTTCGCCTGTGCGAGATGCGTTTAAAATTTTAGCACAAGAGCGTTTAATTCGTTTGGAACGGATGGGGGCTGAAATTATTCCTTTTACAGATAAACAGCGGCAAGAATTAACTGATATTCGCCTGATGATTGAATCGTTTGCCTTTACGAAAGTCATTCAACGGTCTGATTGGATGGAAATTGTGCAATCAATGCAACAAGCGTTAGCGATGATGCAAGTGAACATCCAATATAAAGATGCTGCGAGTTTTGCGGAAAATGATTTGAAATTTCATGAGTTAATGGTTTTAGCGTGTGATCATCATTATTTAACGCATTTATGGCAACAAATTATGCCGACGATGTTATGTCTGAACTATATGAGTATGAAAAAGCGGATGGACGAGAATTTTGATGATTTTGAGCGCGTCATTCAAAACCATGAATTGTTTGTTACAGCGATTGCACAAAAAGATAGAAAGATGATGTATGAAGCGTTCGAAGCCAATTTTAATGATTTAAACAACGATATTGGCGCATTTTGGGCTCAGTAA
- the pmtC gene encoding phenol-soluble modulin export ABC transporter ATP-binding protein PmtC — protein sequence MELKQITKQYGNNTVIDRVDFAFNDSKIVGLIGKNGVGKTTLMKIMNGNIINYQGSVQVANNDKIGYLIEHPKLYDNKSGLYNLKLFAQVLGTGFDEAYTNHIIKAFGMESYIKKKVKKYSMGMKQKLAIAVSLMNKPKFLILDEPTNGMDPDGSIDVLKTIEQLVQQLNMKILISSHKLEDIELICDRAVFLRDGHFVQDVNMAEGQSTDQTMIQVDPDDFEQALYYLTDHFKVVQSQKESGEIILNVQSDYRNFLKGLAQKGIFPQYIETRKVSLRDTYFNINQRGGQS from the coding sequence ATGGAATTGAAACAAATCACCAAACAATATGGCAACAATACTGTCATTGATCGCGTTGATTTTGCATTTAATGATAGTAAAATTGTTGGATTAATTGGTAAAAATGGTGTTGGGAAAACAACATTAATGAAAATTATGAATGGCAATATTATTAATTACCAAGGAAGTGTTCAAGTAGCAAATAACGATAAAATCGGTTATTTAATTGAACATCCGAAACTTTACGATAATAAATCAGGTCTATACAATCTAAAGCTTTTTGCACAAGTTTTAGGTACAGGTTTTGATGAAGCGTATACGAACCATATTATCAAAGCATTCGGTATGGAATCCTATATTAAGAAAAAAGTGAAAAAATATTCAATGGGGATGAAACAAAAACTGGCTATCGCTGTTTCTCTTATGAATAAACCGAAATTTTTAATTTTAGATGAGCCCACAAATGGTATGGATCCAGATGGTTCAATCGACGTCTTAAAAACGATTGAACAACTCGTACAACAATTAAACATGAAAATTCTCATTTCGAGTCATAAATTAGAAGATATTGAACTCATTTGTGACCGTGCTGTCTTTTTAAGAGACGGTCATTTTGTTCAAGACGTGAATATGGCTGAAGGTCAATCCACAGATCAAACGATGATTCAAGTGGACCCTGATGACTTTGAACAAGCATTATATTATTTAACTGATCACTTTAAAGTCGTACAATCACAGAAAGAATCAGGAGAAATTATCTTAAATGTGCAAAGCGATTATCGCAATTTCCTTAAAGGATTAGCACAAAAAGGTATTTTTCCACAATATATTGAAACACGTAAAGTATCATTACGCGACACTTATTTCAATATTAATCAACGAGGTGGTCAATCATGA
- a CDS encoding thioredoxin family protein yields MAHLRTYYAEAKPFEQYIQDMEQNQTEVLNIYKDFDMPTDDERIKKIKDSGYKYVLVITEDWCGDAMMNNPILKHIAEQAHLEVRAFYRDDNTDLIDQYLTNGKSRSIPIYIFMNEKFEQKAVWGPRARNVQKFVEDLRKASLPEKTDPSFEEKQKEVHLKIRERYLTDASFWHDVYESIMSRLV; encoded by the coding sequence ATGGCACATTTAAGAACTTATTACGCAGAAGCTAAACCTTTCGAACAGTACATTCAAGATATGGAACAAAATCAAACGGAAGTCTTAAATATTTATAAAGATTTCGATATGCCGACTGATGATGAGAGAATTAAAAAAATTAAAGACAGTGGCTACAAATATGTCCTCGTCATTACAGAGGATTGGTGTGGGGATGCAATGATGAATAACCCTATTTTGAAACATATTGCCGAACAAGCCCATTTAGAGGTTCGCGCATTTTATCGTGATGACAACACAGATTTAATTGATCAATATTTAACAAATGGCAAGTCCCGTTCAATACCTATTTATATTTTTATGAATGAGAAGTTTGAACAAAAAGCGGTATGGGGGCCTCGTGCACGCAATGTCCAAAAATTTGTTGAGGACTTACGAAAAGCATCGTTGCCGGAAAAAACAGATCCGAGCTTTGAGGAGAAGCAAAAAGAAGTACATCTCAAGATTCGAGAGCGTTATTTGACAGACGCATCATTTTGGCATGATGTGTATGAATCGATTATGTCTCGACTCGTTTAA
- a CDS encoding SE1626 family protein: protein MKHLTKIFVIIALLIFVIGIVLQFLGEETSAIKLFIATILFMICAFISRHNDRKKQR from the coding sequence ATGAAACATTTAACGAAAATTTTTGTCATAATTGCGTTATTAATTTTTGTTATTGGCATCGTTTTACAGTTTTTAGGGGAAGAAACGTCAGCCATTAAGCTGTTTATCGCGACCATTTTATTTATGATTTGTGCCTTTATTAGCCGTCATAATGATCGAAAAAAGCAACGTTAA
- a CDS encoding DUF4097 family beta strand repeat-containing protein translates to MRKLFIFGLSCFLICFILGTAVWFGFEKKKQSVEKIDKTFEKNAINQIVINVDSTNIKMVPSDDFHISYEGKQDMKVSKQSRVLTITEMNRSGFRTPNLNPFNNLEGQLEIGIPQNQLKEIDLTSNLGAIDIADVNVDHATIWNGDSGELNIHNSELTHSKFNANETLVNIENSRIDKSEFNIKQGKINGEKTLLKNSIFKLNKGDIHLKDMQTDCDFKSSVKDGNIYLGYHQPPTDVMLSLNPEKGKAIINNDEIKKGKNGTGAHQIELYTTRGDITVE, encoded by the coding sequence ATGAGAAAGTTATTCATATTTGGACTCAGTTGCTTTTTAATTTGTTTTATTTTAGGAACAGCCGTGTGGTTTGGTTTTGAAAAGAAAAAACAATCTGTTGAGAAAATCGATAAAACCTTTGAAAAAAATGCAATCAATCAAATCGTGATAAACGTTGATTCGACTAATATAAAAATGGTGCCGAGTGATGACTTTCACATCTCCTATGAAGGAAAACAAGATATGAAAGTTTCGAAACAAAGTCGCGTGCTGACCATTACTGAGATGAATCGCTCAGGGTTTCGAACGCCGAATCTCAATCCATTTAATAATTTAGAAGGGCAGCTTGAAATCGGTATTCCTCAAAATCAACTTAAAGAAATCGATCTTACATCGAATTTAGGCGCGATAGATATAGCAGATGTCAATGTTGATCACGCAACGATTTGGAATGGTGACAGTGGAGAATTGAATATTCATAATAGTGAGTTGACCCATTCTAAATTTAACGCCAATGAAACGCTTGTTAATATTGAAAACAGTCGCATAGATAAAAGTGAATTTAATATTAAACAAGGAAAAATTAACGGTGAAAAGACGCTACTCAAGAACAGTATTTTTAAGTTGAATAAGGGTGATATTCACTTAAAAGATATGCAAACGGATTGTGATTTCAAAAGTTCAGTCAAGGATGGCAATATTTATTTAGGGTATCATCAACCGCCAACTGACGTGATGCTGTCACTTAATCCTGAAAAAGGTAAAGCTATCATCAATAACGACGAGATTAAAAAAGGTAAAAATGGGACAGGTGCGCATCAAATAGAACTTTATACGACACGTGGCGATATTACTGTTGAATAG
- the gntK gene encoding gluconokinase: MEKYMIGVDIGTTSTKAVLFNTDGEVQQKALIEYALHTPRVDVSEQDPDIIVNAVTETIAEVVRKGDVPHEALQFISLSAQMHSLLLIDELQRPMTKSMTWADNRARFAAEDILNHHDGYGIYQRTGTPIHAMSPLSKLWWLKQDENELFEAATRYVDIKSYVLYQLTGEWVMDASIASATGLYHLQDKTWDEQVLALLDIPASKLPTLVSTTHQLHLKDDYIAEKLGLRRDLPIIVGASDGVLSNLGVNSFEPGDVAITIGTSGAIRTVVDHPVIDEKGRIFCYVLDDEHYVIGGPVNNGGVVLRWLRDELLASEIETAKRLGIETYDVMSRIAQNVQPGAQGLLFHPYLTGERAPLWTSDARGSFIGLTLSHQKEHMIRAVMEGVLFNLYTVFLALIEVIGTSPQSIKATGGFSKSHLWRQMMADIFNTNVEIPKSYESSCLGACVLGLKALGQIDNYDIVKSWVGATHQHQPEAAHVDVYQKLASIFIQISRDLSPSYQKLAQFQRDLENNKE, from the coding sequence ATGGAGAAATATATGATTGGTGTAGATATTGGAACGACCAGCACGAAAGCCGTGTTGTTTAATACTGATGGGGAAGTTCAACAAAAAGCACTGATAGAATACGCATTGCACACACCACGTGTCGATGTTTCAGAACAAGATCCAGATATTATCGTCAATGCAGTGACAGAAACCATTGCAGAAGTGGTGCGGAAAGGTGACGTGCCACATGAAGCGCTGCAATTTATTTCGCTCAGTGCGCAAATGCATAGTTTATTGCTTATAGATGAATTACAACGTCCAATGACCAAAAGCATGACATGGGCGGATAATCGTGCGCGTTTTGCTGCTGAAGATATACTGAATCATCACGACGGGTATGGCATTTATCAACGTACTGGAACACCGATACATGCGATGTCACCGTTAAGTAAATTATGGTGGTTAAAACAAGATGAAAATGAACTTTTTGAAGCGGCAACACGCTATGTCGATATTAAATCGTATGTTCTGTACCAATTGACTGGCGAATGGGTGATGGATGCTTCGATTGCGTCTGCTACAGGATTGTATCATTTACAAGATAAAACGTGGGATGAACAAGTGTTGGCGTTGCTTGATATTCCGGCTTCGAAATTACCAACACTCGTATCGACGACGCATCAACTGCACTTGAAAGATGACTATATCGCTGAAAAATTGGGCTTGCGTCGTGATTTGCCTATTATTGTCGGGGCGAGTGACGGTGTATTGTCGAATTTAGGCGTGAACAGTTTTGAGCCAGGAGATGTGGCCATTACGATTGGAACATCAGGTGCCATTCGTACAGTTGTCGACCATCCTGTCATTGATGAAAAAGGGCGTATCTTTTGTTATGTGCTCGATGATGAACATTATGTCATTGGTGGGCCGGTCAATAATGGTGGTGTCGTATTACGTTGGCTCCGTGATGAATTGTTAGCGAGCGAAATCGAGACGGCGAAACGATTAGGGATTGAAACGTATGATGTGATGTCTCGTATTGCACAAAATGTTCAACCAGGCGCGCAAGGTTTACTGTTCCATCCTTATTTAACAGGGGAACGTGCGCCATTATGGACATCTGATGCACGCGGTTCATTTATCGGATTGACTTTATCACATCAGAAAGAACATATGATTCGTGCAGTGATGGAAGGCGTATTATTCAATTTATATACTGTCTTTTTAGCATTAATTGAAGTCATTGGCACGTCACCGCAATCGATTAAAGCAACAGGTGGCTTCTCAAAAAGTCATTTATGGCGTCAAATGATGGCTGATATTTTTAATACTAATGTTGAAATACCAAAAAGTTATGAAAGTTCATGTCTCGGTGCCTGTGTTTTAGGATTAAAAGCACTCGGACAAATTGATAACTATGACATTGTGAAATCTTGGGTAGGTGCGACACATCAACATCAACCAGAGGCAGCGCATGTCGACGTCTATCAAAAATTGGCTTCTATCTTTATTCAAATTAGTAGAGATTTAAGTCCGTCATATCAAAAATTGGCACAATTTCAACGTGATTTAGAAAATAATAAAGAATAG
- the pmtD gene encoding phenol-soluble modulin export ABC transporter permease subunit PmtD produces the protein MNILQLFKFDIVSILKSPLTYLAILLGIAPLLITVIILVTNDNPINANTMFSVGKWFFSLIGLLFVIKTITRDTAQGTIQLFLNQTQSRIGYFVAKTLSIIFISIFTTAVVVVVTYLIQWSTDGKDLDNDQSWKLLVFYLILFFVYGLLLFLINLIVQKPALVYTLGILLLLLLPVVKPFIPLIPEIGDNIQDSLKYIPFSYLSDKTLSDGVTFTNWQWVINVGSIVVLWLANLGLIAKKDI, from the coding sequence ATGAATATATTGCAATTGTTCAAGTTCGACATCGTGAGTATTTTAAAAAGTCCGCTGACTTATTTAGCGATTCTTCTCGGTATTGCGCCATTGCTCATTACAGTCATTATTTTAGTCACGAACGATAATCCGATAAATGCAAATACAATGTTTAGTGTTGGAAAATGGTTCTTTTCACTCATCGGTTTACTATTTGTTATCAAAACGATTACACGTGATACTGCTCAAGGAACGATTCAACTCTTTTTAAATCAAACACAGAGCCGTATCGGTTATTTCGTTGCGAAAACTTTATCTATCATTTTCATCAGCATTTTCACAACAGCTGTTGTCGTTGTAGTCACATATTTAATTCAATGGTCAACTGATGGTAAAGATTTAGATAATGATCAGTCATGGAAATTACTCGTATTTTATTTAATTTTATTCTTCGTGTATGGACTATTACTGTTTTTGATTAACCTGATTGTTCAAAAACCAGCATTAGTGTATACACTCGGTATTTTATTGTTACTTTTATTACCAGTCGTCAAACCTTTTATTCCGCTTATTCCTGAAATTGGCGATAATATTCAAGATTCATTAAAGTATATTCCGTTTAGTTACTTAAGCGATAAGACTTTAAGCGATGGTGTGACGTTTACAAATTGGCAATGGGTCATTAATGTTGGATCCATCGTCGTATTATGGTTGGCGAACTTAGGTTTAATTGCGAAAAAAGATATTTAA
- a CDS encoding gluconate:H+ symporter, with amino-acid sequence MFQEIWPLLSVAIAIIVLLILIMKLQLNTFVALVITAMVTGILLGMPFDKIVATIETGMGGTLGHIALIFGLGAMLGKLLADGGGATQIADTLIAKLGKKYVQWAMVIASFIIGIALFFEVGLVLLIPLVFTIAKRMNVSQLKIGMPMVTALSVTHGFLPPHPGPVVIAKELGANIGEVLLYGFIVAIPVTIIAGPVFAKMAPRLTPTAFQREGDISSLGATKSFKDEELPSFGLSTFTALLPVLLMLFATLWQLISGHEGKAHNTLESIIYFIGSAGTAMLIAVVFAIFSMGIRRGIPTKQVMNTLTQAIYPIGMMLLIIGAGGAFKQVLIDGGVGGAIEKIFTDVNISPILLAWLVAAILRLALGSATVAAISTTGIVLPLLQTADVNLALVALAIGAGSIFCSHVNDAGFWMFKEYFGLTVKETFLTWSLIETIISVSGLVFVLFISLFV; translated from the coding sequence ATGTTTCAAGAAATTTGGCCATTGTTAAGTGTGGCTATTGCAATTATTGTGTTATTAATCTTAATTATGAAATTACAGTTAAATACATTTGTCGCACTGGTTATTACGGCAATGGTGACCGGCATTTTACTCGGGATGCCATTTGATAAAATTGTCGCAACGATCGAGACAGGTATGGGCGGTACATTAGGCCATATCGCATTGATTTTTGGGCTCGGTGCGATGCTAGGGAAGTTGCTCGCTGATGGTGGTGGCGCGACGCAAATTGCGGATACGTTAATTGCTAAACTCGGTAAAAAATATGTGCAGTGGGCGATGGTGATTGCTTCATTTATCATCGGGATTGCATTATTTTTCGAAGTCGGTCTTGTATTATTAATACCACTTGTCTTTACGATTGCGAAACGAATGAATGTATCTCAATTAAAAATCGGTATGCCTATGGTGACCGCGTTATCAGTCACACATGGATTCTTACCGCCACATCCAGGTCCAGTCGTTATCGCTAAAGAATTAGGCGCAAACATTGGAGAAGTTTTATTATACGGTTTTATTGTTGCAATACCTGTCACAATTATCGCGGGACCTGTATTTGCGAAAATGGCACCACGTTTAACACCAACAGCGTTTCAACGTGAAGGCGATATTTCATCATTAGGTGCAACGAAGTCCTTTAAAGATGAAGAATTGCCAAGTTTCGGATTAAGTACATTTACAGCATTATTACCTGTATTGCTTATGTTATTTGCGACACTTTGGCAACTGATTTCTGGGCATGAAGGCAAAGCGCACAATACACTTGAAAGTATCATTTACTTTATCGGTAGTGCAGGTACAGCTATGTTAATCGCAGTTGTCTTTGCGATTTTCAGCATGGGTATTCGTCGTGGTATCCCAACGAAACAGGTGATGAATACATTAACGCAAGCCATTTATCCGATTGGGATGATGCTGTTGATTATCGGAGCGGGTGGCGCATTCAAACAAGTGCTCATTGATGGAGGCGTTGGCGGTGCGATTGAAAAGATATTTACTGACGTGAATATTTCGCCAATTCTATTAGCATGGTTAGTCGCAGCCATTTTACGCCTTGCGCTCGGTTCAGCAACAGTAGCAGCGATTTCCACAACGGGCATCGTGTTACCGTTATTACAAACAGCAGATGTCAACTTAGCGCTCGTTGCATTAGCGATTGGAGCAGGGAGTATCTTCTGCTCTCATGTAAACGACGCAGGTTTCTGGATGTTCAAAGAGTATTTCGGATTAACAGTAAAAGAAACATTTTTAACATGGTCATTAATTGAAACGATTATTTCAGTGAGTGGACTCGTGTTCGTTCTGTTTATAAGTTTATTCGTATAA
- a CDS encoding C45 family autoproteolytic acyltransferase/hydolase, which produces MQQVSSDVLTFRCTHYDYGVATAQWLQQTAMLKNRAKEWKKRVPRFDIDVEETYQIFQQFAPKIWDEIQGIQDVLNIPTRQAILNFAHYRFTTLPDSGCSVFVGENYLVRNYDYHPATYDARYQLYQPTDGGYAQIGPMSRTTGRMDGMNEHGLVMAYNFMHRKKPANGFVCYMIGRLVLEYCRNVEEAIQFLKALPHRSSFSYIVQDKTGAHAIVEVTPRGIDVRYDTTCTNHFKLLTHENRNYTKESVERLARLDAQVQSSELSRFEIFKRFNDPQYELYSKLFKSWSGTIHTTMYEPRQLYAWITLGENHPPIKFDFGAWLKGQPIDTTPLTGHIDTDIHFATH; this is translated from the coding sequence ATGCAACAAGTGTCATCAGACGTTTTAACTTTTCGTTGTACACATTATGATTATGGTGTTGCTACTGCTCAATGGCTACAACAAACTGCCATGTTGAAAAATAGAGCAAAAGAATGGAAAAAGCGCGTCCCTCGTTTTGACATCGATGTAGAAGAAACCTATCAAATTTTCCAACAGTTTGCTCCTAAAATATGGGATGAAATTCAAGGGATTCAAGATGTGTTGAACATCCCGACAAGACAAGCGATTTTAAACTTTGCACATTATCGTTTTACAACATTGCCTGATAGTGGCTGCTCGGTTTTTGTTGGAGAGAATTACTTAGTACGCAATTACGATTACCATCCGGCCACATACGATGCACGTTATCAACTGTACCAACCGACTGATGGTGGCTATGCGCAAATTGGTCCGATGTCACGAACAACTGGGCGTATGGATGGAATGAACGAGCATGGGTTAGTGATGGCTTATAATTTTATGCATCGGAAAAAACCTGCGAATGGCTTTGTGTGTTATATGATTGGACGTTTAGTATTAGAATATTGTCGCAATGTCGAAGAAGCAATCCAATTTTTAAAAGCATTGCCCCATCGAAGCTCATTCAGCTATATCGTGCAAGATAAGACAGGTGCACATGCCATTGTTGAAGTGACACCGAGAGGCATTGATGTCCGTTACGATACAACTTGTACGAATCACTTTAAATTACTGACACATGAAAACCGTAACTATACCAAAGAGTCAGTAGAACGTTTGGCGCGGCTGGATGCCCAAGTCCAGTCATCTGAACTATCACGATTCGAAATTTTCAAACGTTTTAACGACCCACAATATGAACTTTATAGTAAGTTGTTTAAAAGTTGGAGTGGCACGATTCACACAACGATGTATGAACCACGTCAACTTTATGCCTGGATTACTTTAGGTGAAAATCACCCCCCCATCAAATTTGATTTCGGCGCCTGGCTTAAAGGTCAGCCAATTGACACGACACCGTTAACAGGTCACATCGATACTGACATTCACTTTGCTACACATTAA